Proteins encoded in a region of the Triticum dicoccoides isolate Atlit2015 ecotype Zavitan chromosome 3A, WEW_v2.0, whole genome shotgun sequence genome:
- the LOC119271353 gene encoding rapid alkalinization factor-like, translating into MARIGVALLALLVAAAAVACLPAPASAGEQDSMLLTRAATCDGAVGECGVDEDEEMGTGAYGTGEALRRSLARKPTARYISYAALRADQVPCNKRDKSYYTNCGSMQQANPYTRGCSAITRCARNMN; encoded by the coding sequence ATGGCCCGGATCGGCGTCGCcctgctcgcgctcctggtggccgcCGCGGCGGTGGCGTGCCTGCCGGCCCCGGCCTCCGCGGGCGAGCAGGACTCCATGCTGCTGACGCGCGCGGCGACCTGCGACGGCGCCGTCGGGGAGTGCGGCGTggacgaggacgaggagatgggcacgggcgcCTACGGCACCGGCGAGGCCCTGCGCCGGTCGCTGGCGCGCAAGCCGACGGCCAGGTACATCAGCTACGCGGCCCTGCGCGCCGACCAGGTCCCCTGCAACAAGCGCGACAAGTCCTACTACACCAACTGCGGCTCGATGCAGCAGGCCAACCCCTACACGCGCGGCTGCTCCGCCATCACGCGCTGCGCGCGCAACATGAACTGA